The following coding sequences are from one Methanosarcina sp. WWM596 window:
- a CDS encoding methanogenesis marker 6 protein produces MTEIKQNEITKYIVISSDIVLPADAAMKIYESEFPVIVKETCFGLIVTGPEEDVLAVVEKIQQMDKNHIFIKERGFPAGDERRCRASRGGGPRPGFHFLREEVKMLPAIGAALDELDANGSVKEKRKEKSRLKVSDLENIIEEELAR; encoded by the coding sequence ATGACAGAAATAAAACAAAATGAGATTACAAAGTACATTGTAATCAGTTCGGATATAGTGCTACCTGCGGATGCAGCCATGAAGATTTATGAATCAGAGTTTCCGGTTATTGTAAAGGAGACATGCTTTGGACTTATTGTAACAGGACCAGAGGAGGATGTCCTTGCGGTGGTAGAAAAGATCCAGCAGATGGATAAAAACCATATTTTTATAAAAGAGAGGGGATTTCCTGCCGGCGATGAGAGGCGCTGCCGGGCAAGCCGGGGTGGAGGCCCGAGGCCGGGATTCCATTTCCTGAGGGAAGAAGTGAAGATGCTCCCTGCCATAGGGGCTGCACTTGATGAACTGGACGCAAATGGGTCCGTAAAAGAAAAGCGCAAAGAGAAAAGCAGGCTTAAAGTTTCTGATTTGGAAAATATTATTGAAGAAGAGCTTGCGAGGTGA
- a CDS encoding methanogenesis marker 5 protein, with product MAKVFIYPVNSLILSDLVERFEHKPLTMMNQVKEKVTNISLDSPPINITPEDPKIGLRYAAVEVPAGVRGRMALIGPLIEKTEAAIIVENPPANFGCVGCNRTNELMKYLVRDKGVPILEVKYPESNEDARDFVSKIAAFLQSLPKENPEEEGLPEEDEKPVEDEPAEKGAE from the coding sequence TTGGCAAAGGTTTTCATTTACCCTGTAAACAGTCTTATTTTGTCTGACCTGGTTGAGCGCTTTGAGCATAAACCCCTTACAATGATGAATCAGGTAAAAGAAAAAGTTACAAACATCAGCCTGGATTCTCCCCCTATTAATATTACTCCGGAAGACCCAAAAATCGGGCTTCGATATGCTGCGGTTGAAGTTCCGGCTGGAGTAAGGGGCAGGATGGCTCTAATAGGCCCCCTTATAGAAAAAACCGAAGCTGCAATAATAGTTGAAAATCCACCCGCAAACTTTGGCTGTGTGGGCTGTAACCGCACAAACGAACTGATGAAATATCTGGTGCGCGATAAAGGGGTTCCTATTCTGGAAGTAAAATACCCGGAATCAAATGAGGATGCTCGTGACTTCGTGAGCAAAATCGCTGCATTTCTACAATCACTGCCAAAAGAAAATCCTGAAGAAGAGGGGTTGCCAGAAGAAGATGAAAAGCCAGTAGAGGATGAACCGGCAGAAAAGGGGGCTGAGTAA